Proteins found in one Erythrobacter sp. 3-20A1M genomic segment:
- a CDS encoding SurA N-terminal domain-containing protein has translation MIHAIRRMFQSKLGVAITLGFLALIALAFASADVSSTGTFGGVAGGDRVAVVGDQKIGTAELSGAAQSNLQRARQENPNLSMQAFLAQNGLAQTLDVLVDRTALAEFARKIGFTAGDNLVNSEIRKIPAFSGPDGNFDESAYRAAIAQQGLTDREVREDLSAGLLAQQVLVPASFGTKMPQALTQRYGGLFRERRKGSLGILLSQAYAPDGDPTDKQLQAFYNGHRDDYIRPERRVIRYATFGPDAVKADIEPTDQEIAARYKENAANYAPSEERTLSQLIVPSQAAAKAIADKVRNGGSFEQAAQDAGLELTQVGPITRRDFAGRASPAVAQAVFEADRGSVAPPTRSNLGWYVVRIDSVEQKGGRSLAQMRDQIADAIRAEKKRAALGDLAASIEDRFSDGESLADVAKSLGAQVQATRPITGSGQVYGAAPNETAPEVLAPALQTAFQMQEGQPQLAEVRPGEEFLLFEAGAITPSASAPLKEIRDDVVADWRMAEGAAGARKASERVLARMKKGQSLQQAMAAENKRLPPPENLNVTREELLRNQQGVIPPLALFFSMAQNTTKRLAAPRDGGWFIVDLDSIEPGKFSQDDPLFAQVKRELGSTLGQEYAQQLRTAIRKDVGVKRNEDAIAAVRKQLAGES, from the coding sequence ATGATCCACGCCATCCGTCGCATGTTCCAGTCCAAGCTGGGCGTCGCCATCACGCTCGGCTTCCTAGCACTGATCGCTCTGGCCTTCGCCAGCGCCGATGTGTCGAGCACCGGCACGTTCGGCGGTGTAGCCGGGGGCGACCGGGTCGCGGTCGTGGGCGACCAGAAGATCGGGACCGCGGAGCTGAGCGGCGCGGCGCAGAGCAATCTGCAGCGTGCGCGGCAGGAGAACCCCAACCTCTCCATGCAGGCTTTCCTGGCGCAGAACGGCCTGGCCCAGACGCTGGACGTGCTGGTCGATCGCACCGCTCTGGCCGAGTTTGCGCGTAAGATCGGATTCACCGCAGGCGACAACCTCGTCAATAGCGAGATTCGCAAGATTCCCGCGTTCTCCGGCCCGGACGGCAATTTCGACGAGAGCGCCTATCGCGCGGCGATCGCGCAACAGGGGCTGACCGATCGCGAAGTGCGGGAAGATCTCAGCGCGGGTCTCCTCGCCCAGCAGGTACTGGTGCCGGCGAGCTTCGGCACGAAGATGCCGCAAGCGCTGACACAGCGCTATGGCGGGCTGTTCCGCGAGCGGCGCAAGGGTTCGCTCGGTATCCTGCTGAGCCAGGCCTATGCGCCGGACGGCGATCCGACCGACAAGCAGTTGCAGGCGTTCTACAATGGCCACCGGGACGATTACATCCGGCCCGAACGCCGGGTGATCCGCTACGCCACCTTCGGACCCGATGCGGTCAAGGCCGATATCGAGCCGACCGATCAGGAAATCGCGGCGCGTTACAAGGAAAACGCCGCCAACTACGCGCCGAGCGAAGAGCGCACGCTGTCGCAGCTGATCGTCCCCAGCCAAGCCGCGGCAAAGGCGATCGCCGACAAGGTCCGCAATGGCGGCTCGTTCGAGCAGGCGGCGCAGGACGCCGGGCTGGAGCTGACGCAGGTCGGCCCGATCACCCGCCGCGACTTCGCCGGCCGGGCCTCGCCCGCCGTCGCGCAAGCCGTGTTCGAGGCCGATCGTGGCTCCGTCGCACCGCCAACGCGCAGCAATCTCGGCTGGTACGTGGTGCGGATCGATTCCGTGGAGCAGAAGGGCGGGCGCTCGCTGGCCCAGATGCGCGACCAGATCGCGGATGCGATCCGCGCGGAGAAGAAGCGGGCGGCACTGGGCGACCTTGCGGCGAGCATCGAGGACCGCTTCTCCGATGGCGAGTCTCTCGCCGACGTTGCCAAGTCCCTCGGCGCGCAGGTTCAGGCGACCAGGCCGATCACCGGGTCAGGGCAGGTCTATGGCGCTGCCCCCAACGAAACCGCGCCCGAAGTCCTTGCGCCAGCGCTCCAGACCGCGTTCCAGATGCAGGAAGGTCAGCCGCAACTCGCCGAAGTCCGTCCGGGCGAGGAATTCCTGCTGTTCGAAGCGGGTGCGATCACGCCCTCGGCAAGCGCACCGCTGAAGGAAATTCGCGACGACGTGGTAGCCGATTGGCGCATGGCCGAAGGAGCCGCGGGTGCCAGGAAGGCGTCGGAGCGCGTGCTTGCCCGCATGAAGAAGGGGCAATCGCTGCAACAGGCGATGGCGGCCGAGAACAAGCGTCTGCCGCCGCCGGAAAATCTCAACGTCACGCGCGAGGAACTGCTGCGCAACCAGCAGGGCGTCATTCCGCCGCTGGCCCTGTTCTTCAGCATGGCACAGAACACCACGAAGCGCCTCGCTGCCCCGCGCGACGGGGGTTGGTTCATCGTCGATCTCGACTCGATCGAGCCCGGCAAGTTCTCGCAGGACGACCCCCTCTTCGCCCAAGTGAAGAGAGAGCTCGGCTCCACGCTGGGGCAGGAATACGCCCAGCAGCTGCGCACCGCGATCCGCAAGGATGTGGGCGTGAAGCGTAACGAGGATGCGATCGCGGCCGTCCGCAAGCAGCTCGCTGGCGAGAGCTGA
- the tpiA gene encoding triose-phosphate isomerase, translated as MTTRPYIVGNWKMNGTRAMLSEARAIDRAAQRHMKVEVALAPPFTLIHAVHREAEQIAVGAQDCHRDPDGAHTGDVSATMLADAGAKFVILGHSERRAEHSEQDAIVREKLVAAQGAGLEVILCCGETDSVRDAGGAEGHVLHQLENSLPDEIDNPGERLTIAYEPVWAIGTGRTPTMEEIGAMHASIRQFLIERFGEEAGAAIRILYGGSVKPDNAREILAVPEVGGALVGGASLTADSFMNIALAATEGE; from the coding sequence ATGACGACACGACCCTACATCGTTGGCAACTGGAAGATGAACGGCACCCGCGCGATGCTGTCGGAAGCGCGCGCGATCGACCGCGCGGCGCAACGGCACATGAAGGTGGAAGTGGCCCTGGCCCCGCCGTTCACGCTGATCCATGCCGTGCATCGCGAGGCGGAGCAGATCGCCGTGGGCGCGCAGGATTGCCATCGCGATCCCGACGGAGCGCATACCGGCGACGTGTCCGCCACCATGCTCGCCGATGCGGGGGCCAAGTTCGTTATCCTCGGCCACAGCGAACGCCGTGCCGAGCATAGCGAGCAGGACGCCATCGTGCGCGAGAAGCTGGTCGCGGCGCAGGGCGCCGGGTTGGAAGTGATCCTGTGCTGCGGTGAAACCGACTCCGTACGCGACGCGGGCGGGGCGGAAGGCCATGTCCTGCACCAGCTCGAGAATTCGCTGCCCGACGAGATCGACAATCCGGGCGAGCGGCTGACCATCGCCTACGAACCGGTCTGGGCCATCGGCACCGGTCGAACCCCGACCATGGAGGAGATCGGGGCCATGCACGCCTCCATCCGCCAATTCCTGATCGAGCGTTTCGGCGAAGAGGCCGGTGCGGCGATCCGGATTCTGTATGGCGGATCGGTGAAACCGGACAATGCGCGCGAGATTCTGGCCGTGCCGGAAGTGGGCGGCGCGCTGGTCGGCGGGGCCAGCCTGACGGCGGACAGCTTCATGAACATCGCCCTGGCGGCGACCGAAGGCGAATAA
- the secG gene encoding preprotein translocase subunit SecG: protein MSLFIFLTVVQAIVAAALVGVILMQRSEGGGLGVGGSPGGMMSARGAADFLTRTTRTLAIAFVVLSIALAAVAVKTSGGDEIESTLDRNVPVRGSDPLAPSAGAGAPAAPADQSTPASNDPLGDATN, encoded by the coding sequence ATGTCGCTTTTCATCTTCCTCACCGTGGTTCAGGCGATCGTCGCCGCGGCTCTCGTCGGCGTCATCCTGATGCAACGCTCCGAAGGGGGAGGCCTGGGTGTCGGGGGTTCGCCTGGTGGCATGATGAGCGCGCGCGGCGCGGCTGATTTCTTGACGCGAACCACGCGTACCCTGGCGATCGCGTTCGTGGTCCTGTCGATCGCCCTGGCGGCGGTGGCGGTGAAGACGAGCGGTGGCGACGAGATCGAATCGACCCTCGACCGCAACGTGCCGGTGCGCGGCAGCGATCCGCTGGCCCCGTCGGCCGGTGCAGGCGCTCCGGCGGCTCCGGCAGACCAGAGCACGCCCGCTTCGAACGACCCGCTGGGCGACGCCACCAACTGA
- a CDS encoding CTP synthase, with amino-acid sequence MARYIFITGGVVSSLGKGLMAASLGALLQARGYKVRIRKFDPYLNVDPGTMSPYQHGEVYVTDDGAETDLDLGHYERFTGVSARQSDNITSGRVYQDIIARERRGDYLGATVQVIPHVTDAIKEFALADQGDHDFILCEIGGTVGDIESLPFMEAIRQLRNELEPMQTLSVHVTLVPYISAAGELKTKPTQHSVRELASLGIKPDILLCRCEHPLPESERRKIAQFCNVRAEAVIPALDAPSIYSVPLQYHREGLDAEVLRGFGITDARDPDLSAWEDVTDRYFNPEGEVTVGVVGKYVGLPDAYKSLNEALVHGGLANRTKVNIRWIDAELFEGDDEELAAKLEPLHAILVPGGFGERGSEGKIASVRFARQRKVPFFGICLGMQMACIEGVRDAGLPTASSTEFGATDEPVVGIITEWMSEDGLQTREAGGDLGGTMRLGAYEAKLDGNSHVSAIYGGAQSISERHRHRYEVNAHYRDALEKGGLVFSGMSPDGLLPEIVERPDHPWFVGVQFHPELKSKPFDPHPLFAGFIAAALRQSRLV; translated from the coding sequence ATGGCGCGGTATATTTTCATCACCGGCGGCGTGGTTTCCTCGCTCGGCAAAGGTCTCATGGCGGCATCGCTCGGCGCGTTGCTGCAGGCGCGCGGCTACAAGGTCCGCATCCGCAAGTTCGACCCCTATCTGAACGTCGATCCGGGCACCATGAGCCCCTATCAGCACGGCGAGGTCTACGTGACCGACGACGGGGCGGAGACCGATCTCGACCTCGGCCATTACGAGCGCTTCACCGGCGTATCCGCGCGGCAGAGCGACAATATCACCTCCGGCCGGGTTTATCAGGACATCATCGCGCGCGAGCGGCGCGGCGATTATCTCGGCGCAACGGTGCAGGTGATCCCGCACGTCACCGACGCTATCAAGGAATTTGCGCTCGCTGATCAGGGCGACCACGATTTCATCCTGTGCGAAATCGGCGGCACGGTGGGCGACATCGAATCGCTGCCGTTCATGGAGGCGATACGCCAGCTGCGTAACGAGCTGGAGCCGATGCAGACGCTATCGGTCCACGTCACGCTGGTGCCCTATATTTCCGCCGCCGGCGAACTGAAGACCAAGCCGACGCAGCATTCGGTCCGCGAACTCGCCAGTCTCGGCATCAAGCCCGATATCCTGCTATGCCGGTGCGAGCACCCGCTCCCGGAAAGCGAGCGGCGCAAGATCGCGCAGTTCTGCAACGTCCGGGCGGAGGCGGTCATTCCCGCCCTCGACGCGCCTTCCATCTACTCGGTGCCGCTGCAATACCATCGCGAGGGGCTGGATGCAGAGGTGCTGCGCGGCTTCGGGATCACCGACGCGCGCGATCCCGACCTGTCGGCTTGGGAAGACGTCACCGACCGCTATTTCAACCCGGAAGGCGAGGTGACGGTCGGTGTAGTCGGCAAGTATGTCGGCCTGCCCGATGCCTACAAGTCGCTGAACGAGGCGCTCGTTCATGGCGGGCTCGCCAATCGGACGAAGGTCAATATCCGCTGGATCGATGCCGAGCTGTTCGAAGGCGACGACGAGGAACTCGCGGCCAAGCTCGAACCCTTGCACGCGATTCTGGTGCCCGGCGGGTTCGGCGAGCGGGGCAGCGAAGGAAAGATCGCCTCGGTTCGTTTCGCCCGGCAGCGCAAGGTGCCGTTCTTCGGCATCTGTCTGGGCATGCAGATGGCCTGTATCGAAGGCGTCCGGGATGCCGGATTGCCTACCGCTTCCTCGACCGAATTCGGCGCGACCGACGAGCCGGTGGTCGGCATCATCACCGAATGGATGAGCGAGGATGGCCTGCAGACCCGCGAGGCGGGTGGCGACCTGGGCGGCACGATGCGGCTGGGAGCCTATGAGGCGAAGCTGGACGGGAACAGCCATGTCAGCGCCATCTATGGCGGTGCGCAGAGCATCTCCGAACGGCACCGGCACCGTTACGAAGTGAACGCCCATTATCGCGATGCATTGGAGAAGGGCGGGCTGGTGTTTTCGGGCATGT